One part of the Anaerolineales bacterium genome encodes these proteins:
- a CDS encoding flippase-like domain-containing protein: protein MSQSGSATPRANWLRVLSTLAALALMVYLLRQHWAEITEAITRIEPGRFALAMGFMLISRLAVSGRWHVLLRAAGIPIPWQQSIRITLAGLFAGNFLPSTVGGDVARLAGALQQGYDSAVSAASLLVDRLVGLVGMALAVPVGVQKLLASGLLHASSVNVARSFAAGGLLGKLLVWVRSIVSRVMKAVRLWLSHPRALLSSLFFTLVHMACIFAAMYILLEDLHDPLPLWTIAGLWSLVYLITLVPFTINALGLQEISITFAFSQLGGVSEPHSLMFAVLVRLMFMLASLPGALFLSDVLPGISKAQPLLKKLGL, encoded by the coding sequence ATGAGCCAAAGCGGTAGCGCCACGCCACGCGCCAACTGGCTACGTGTTCTCTCCACCCTGGCCGCGCTGGCTTTGATGGTGTATCTGCTGCGCCAACACTGGGCTGAGATCACCGAAGCGATCACGCGCATTGAACCTGGCCGCTTTGCGCTGGCCATGGGCTTCATGCTGATCTCGCGCCTGGCAGTGTCCGGGCGCTGGCATGTCTTACTGCGCGCCGCAGGCATCCCGATCCCTTGGCAACAAAGCATCCGCATCACTCTGGCTGGCTTGTTTGCGGGCAACTTTTTGCCCAGCACGGTGGGCGGCGATGTAGCCCGCCTGGCGGGCGCGCTGCAGCAAGGCTACGACTCGGCGGTGTCTGCCGCGTCCTTGCTGGTGGACCGCCTGGTGGGGCTGGTTGGCATGGCATTGGCGGTACCGGTGGGCGTACAGAAGTTGCTCGCCAGCGGGCTCTTGCATGCCTCCAGCGTGAATGTGGCCAGAAGCTTCGCCGCAGGCGGCCTGCTGGGCAAGCTGCTGGTTTGGGTGCGCTCGATCGTTTCGCGGGTAATGAAAGCTGTCCGTTTGTGGCTCTCGCATCCCAGGGCGCTGTTGAGTTCACTGTTTTTCACATTGGTCCATATGGCATGCATCTTTGCAGCCATGTACATCCTGCTGGAAGACCTGCATGACCCCTTGCCGTTATGGACGATCGCCGGCTTGTGGAGCCTGGTGTACCTCATCACCCTGGTGCCCTTCACCATCAATGCGTTGGGCTTGCAGGAGATCAGCATCACCTTCGCCTTTAGCCAACTGGGCGGAGTCTCAGAGCCGCACAGTCTGATGTTTGCAGTATTGGTGCGCTTGATGTTTATGCTGGCCAGTCTGCCGGGGGCTTTGTTCCTTTCGGATGTGCTGCCGGGGATCTCCAAAGCCCAGCCGTTGCTTAAGAAGCTTGGTTTATGA
- a CDS encoding glycosyltransferase family 2 protein, with the protein MPTVKKQRPASRKTAPMWVSVVVPVYNEVKNVPLLHQQITAAFRNARYAWELVLVDDGSSDGSLQAMEVLAARDPKHTRVVALRRNFGQTAAISAGIDYSTGEIIVLMDGDLQNDPADIPKLLAEIEKGFDVVSGWRKFRKDNFITRTLPSMIANALISRVTGVVLHDYGCTLKAYRREVLTGFRLYGEMHRFIPAYAGYVGATITEVPVQHHPRKFGRSKYGLERTIKVILDLFTVKFLSGFANKPIYLFGGVGIGFSGIGLLGLLFLFVRKFLIGSGVVDSPVFILSALLFAIGVQSILLGLIAEMMVRTYHESQSKPIYRVRYIINEPKR; encoded by the coding sequence ACTGTAAAGAAACAACGCCCGGCTTCTCGCAAGACCGCCCCAATGTGGGTGTCTGTAGTTGTGCCTGTGTACAACGAGGTAAAGAACGTGCCCCTGCTGCATCAGCAGATCACCGCGGCATTTCGCAATGCCAGGTACGCCTGGGAACTGGTGCTGGTGGATGACGGCAGCAGCGATGGCAGCTTGCAGGCGATGGAAGTGCTGGCGGCGCGCGATCCCAAACACACTCGCGTGGTTGCCTTGCGCCGCAATTTTGGGCAAACTGCGGCGATCTCTGCCGGTATTGACTATTCCACCGGGGAGATCATTGTGCTGATGGATGGCGACCTGCAAAATGACCCGGCCGACATACCCAAGTTGCTAGCTGAGATCGAGAAGGGCTTTGATGTGGTTAGCGGCTGGCGCAAGTTCCGCAAAGATAACTTCATTACGCGCACGCTGCCATCCATGATCGCCAATGCGCTCATCTCGCGCGTGACAGGCGTGGTCTTGCATGACTACGGCTGCACGCTAAAGGCCTATCGACGGGAAGTGTTGACTGGCTTCAGGCTATATGGCGAAATGCACCGCTTCATTCCGGCTTATGCCGGGTATGTGGGCGCCACGATCACCGAAGTGCCCGTGCAGCATCACCCGCGCAAGTTTGGCCGCAGCAAGTATGGCCTGGAACGCACCATCAAGGTGATTCTCGACCTATTCACGGTCAAGTTCTTGAGCGGGTTTGCGAACAAGCCCATTTATCTATTTGGCGGTGTGGGGATTGGCTTCAGCGGTATCGGTTTACTGGGCCTGCTCTTTCTCTTCGTACGCAAATTCCTGATCGGTTCTGGGGTGGTGGATTCTCCAGTGTTCATTCTGAGCGCGCTGCTGTTTGCGATCGGCGTACAGTCCATCCTGCTCGGGTTGATCGCAGAGATGATGGTGCGCACCTATCACGAGTCACAATCCAAACCCATTTACCGGGTTCGCTACATAATCAATGAGCCAAAGCGGTAG